In the genome of Angustibacter luteus, one region contains:
- a CDS encoding pyridoxamine 5'-phosphate oxidase family protein → MSTDDLAEEARQVLDTNQYLTLGTTEDDGQPRVSPVYFTHDGYRDVYWVSSPGSAHSHNVAARPDVAAVVFDSTAEVGQGSAVYLTGTAAQVPDDELESACARAFAKLSGAAKPFTPEELSGAAELRLYRLRVVQHDVHVRGSDPVHGTGIDRRVQVDL, encoded by the coding sequence ATGAGCACGGACGACCTAGCGGAGGAGGCGCGTCAGGTGCTGGACACCAACCAGTACCTGACGTTGGGGACGACCGAGGACGACGGTCAGCCACGTGTCTCGCCGGTGTACTTCACGCACGACGGCTATCGCGACGTCTACTGGGTCTCGTCGCCCGGCTCGGCCCACTCGCACAACGTCGCGGCTCGTCCGGACGTCGCGGCGGTGGTGTTCGACAGCACTGCGGAGGTCGGCCAGGGCAGTGCGGTGTACCTGACGGGGACGGCCGCTCAGGTGCCGGACGACGAGCTCGAGTCTGCCTGTGCGCGGGCCTTCGCGAAACTCAGCGGCGCCGCGAAGCCGTTCACGCCCGAGGAGCTGTCCGGCGCGGCCGAGCTTCGGCTGTACCGCCTGCGGGTGGTGCAGCACGACGTGCACGTGCGCGGCAGCGACCCTGTTCACGGCACCGGCATCGACCGCCGGGTCCAGGTAGACCTCTAG
- a CDS encoding peptidylprolyl isomerase, which yields MDVTLHTNKGDINITLFPDHAPETVRNFVGLADGTKEWKDAETGETKTEPFYNGLTFHRIIPGFMIQGGCPRGDGRGGPGFTFDDEIAPELAFDKPYLLAMANAGKQGGKGTNGSQFFITVEPTGWLQGKHTIFGEVADQSSKDVVDSIVAVPTGPGDAPREPVVIESVTTTAA from the coding sequence ATGGACGTCACGCTGCACACGAACAAGGGCGACATCAACATCACGCTCTTTCCCGACCACGCGCCCGAGACCGTGCGCAACTTCGTCGGCCTGGCCGACGGCACCAAGGAATGGAAGGACGCCGAGACCGGCGAGACCAAGACGGAGCCCTTCTACAACGGACTCACGTTCCACCGCATCATCCCCGGCTTCATGATCCAGGGTGGCTGCCCGCGCGGCGACGGCCGCGGTGGCCCCGGCTTCACCTTCGACGACGAGATCGCACCCGAGCTCGCCTTCGACAAGCCCTACCTGCTCGCCATGGCCAACGCCGGCAAGCAGGGTGGCAAGGGCACCAACGGCTCGCAGTTCTTCATCACCGTCGAGCCCACCGGCTGGCTGCAGGGCAAGCACACCATCTTCGGTGAGGTCGCCGACCAGTCCAGCAAGGACGTCGTCGACTCCATCGTCGCGGTGCCCACCGGCCCCGGCGACGCCCCGCGCGAGCCGGTCGTCATCGAGTCCGTCACCACCACCGCCGCCTGA
- a CDS encoding class E sortase: MNAVRVAVRGVGEVFITAGIVLLLFVVWQLWWTDVTATRVQTQQTQALQQQWDDQPPHPSASAEPKTITSVPYGKAFALIHIPRFGKGYARPILEGTSLEVLDRGVGHYVGAAFPGQVGNFAVAGHRVTYAKPFNRVDELKVGDPIVIETSNAWYVYRVVSHRIVTPDHTEVIAPVPNHPGQQPTDAMMTMTACHPKFSARQRYVLFSKLDQTIAKAPGVVPDVLRG, from the coding sequence GTGAACGCGGTGCGGGTCGCCGTCCGGGGGGTCGGCGAGGTCTTCATCACGGCCGGGATCGTGCTGCTGCTGTTCGTCGTCTGGCAGCTGTGGTGGACCGACGTCACCGCCACCCGCGTGCAGACCCAGCAGACCCAGGCGCTGCAGCAGCAGTGGGACGACCAGCCCCCGCACCCCAGCGCCTCGGCCGAGCCGAAGACGATCACCAGCGTCCCCTACGGCAAGGCGTTCGCGCTCATCCACATCCCGCGGTTCGGCAAGGGCTACGCCCGCCCGATCTTGGAGGGCACGTCGCTGGAGGTGCTCGACCGGGGCGTCGGCCACTACGTCGGCGCCGCCTTCCCCGGGCAGGTCGGCAACTTCGCGGTCGCCGGGCACCGGGTCACCTACGCCAAGCCGTTCAACCGGGTCGACGAGCTCAAGGTCGGCGACCCGATCGTCATCGAGACCTCGAACGCCTGGTACGTCTACCGGGTCGTCTCGCACCGGATCGTCACCCCGGACCACACCGAGGTCATCGCGCCGGTGCCGAACCACCCGGGCCAGCAACCGACGGACGCCATGATGACCATGACGGCCTGCCACCCGAAGTTCTCGGCGCGCCAGCGGTACGTGCTGTTCAGCAAGCTCGACCAGACGATCGCGAAGGCGCCGGGCGTCGTCCCGGACGTCCTGAGGGGGTAG
- a CDS encoding effector-associated constant component EACC1, with the protein MTEATSPPAGGDADVLLLHVRPDTLEWGTEDDDRWRSDLAELQHLLRRELRDETQEPPPAAGNRGAAEISDVIVALGSAGAMTAAVEVFKSWINARPGRRQVTVTIEGAGVEQRSVCVQADGLGAAELRDLAAQALGSGPGTPPAGEAEAR; encoded by the coding sequence ATGACCGAAGCCACTTCGCCGCCCGCCGGCGGTGACGCCGACGTCCTGCTCCTGCACGTCCGGCCCGACACGCTGGAATGGGGAACCGAGGACGACGACCGCTGGCGGTCCGACCTCGCCGAGCTGCAGCACCTGTTGCGTCGCGAGCTGCGCGACGAGACGCAGGAGCCGCCGCCCGCCGCAGGCAACCGGGGCGCCGCGGAGATCAGCGACGTCATCGTCGCCCTGGGCAGTGCGGGAGCGATGACGGCGGCGGTCGAGGTCTTCAAGAGCTGGATCAACGCCCGACCGGGCCGGCGCCAGGTCACGGTCACCATCGAGGGTGCCGGCGTCGAGCAGCGCTCCGTCTGCGTCCAGGCCGACGGGCTCGGCGCGGCCGAGCTGCGCGACCTTGCCGCCCAGGCGCTAGGTAGCGGTCCGGGGACACCCCCGGCAGGCGAGGCAGAGGCGCGGTGA
- a CDS encoding STAS/SEC14 domain-containing protein, with product MITVIERMPVGTIGLKASGKVTEDDYRDVLVPAVTLARQQGKVRLLYVLKDGFDSFSAGAMWADAKVWAKNMDGFERIALVADADWLEHAAKAVNLVVSGEIKVFESDDVRDAKIWLVGIDD from the coding sequence ATGATCACAGTCATCGAGCGGATGCCAGTCGGCACGATCGGTCTGAAGGCCAGCGGCAAGGTCACCGAGGACGACTACCGCGACGTCCTCGTGCCGGCGGTCACGCTCGCCCGCCAGCAGGGCAAGGTCCGGCTGCTCTACGTGCTCAAGGACGGCTTCGACTCGTTCTCCGCCGGCGCGATGTGGGCCGACGCCAAGGTCTGGGCGAAGAACATGGACGGCTTCGAGCGGATCGCCCTGGTCGCCGACGCCGACTGGCTCGAGCACGCAGCCAAGGCCGTGAACCTGGTGGTGTCGGGCGAGATCAAGGTCTTCGAGTCCGACGACGTGCGCGACGCCAAGATCTGGCTCGTCGGCATCGACGACTGA
- the crgA gene encoding cell division protein CrgA: MPESRARKKAAYTPPPAKSAGPKQSPSWYAPVMCALFVIGLAYIVTFYISQGRYPIEALGPWNVILGFGVIMVGFVMATRWR; encoded by the coding sequence GTGCCCGAATCCAGGGCCCGCAAGAAGGCCGCCTACACGCCCCCGCCGGCGAAGTCGGCCGGGCCGAAGCAGAGCCCGTCGTGGTACGCCCCCGTGATGTGCGCGTTGTTCGTGATCGGGTTGGCGTACATCGTCACGTTCTACATCAGCCAGGGTCGTTACCCGATCGAGGCCTTGGGCCCGTGGAACGTCATCCTCGGCTTCGGCGTCATCATGGTCGGCTTCGTGATGGCGACCCGCTGGCGCTGA
- a CDS encoding very short patch repair endonuclease, translating to MAERWVSTEAGAHLAGRRKVNTAPEVLLRQAVHAAGGRFRLHRQIAKGCTPDFVLPSRRVAVFVDGCFWHGCPEHGRKTPWTGPNAALWAQKMERNAERDRRSTQLAQHHGWHVLRVWECQVRRDPGAVADRVLSPRRPDPDPAFGGLSDPLDGVPLAR from the coding sequence GTGGCAGAGCGGTGGGTCAGCACTGAGGCAGGCGCGCACCTCGCTGGGCGTCGCAAGGTCAACACGGCTCCTGAGGTCTTGCTGCGCCAGGCGGTGCATGCAGCCGGCGGGCGGTTCAGACTTCACCGACAGATCGCGAAGGGCTGCACCCCTGACTTTGTCCTGCCGTCGCGCCGCGTCGCCGTATTCGTGGACGGATGCTTCTGGCACGGGTGCCCCGAACACGGCCGTAAGACGCCATGGACCGGACCTAACGCGGCGCTTTGGGCCCAAAAGATGGAGCGGAACGCGGAACGCGACAGGCGGTCCACGCAACTGGCACAACATCACGGATGGCACGTCTTGAGGGTTTGGGAGTGCCAGGTACGTCGGGACCCGGGCGCCGTAGCCGACAGGGTCTTGAGTCCGCGGAGGCCCGACCCAGACCCGGCCTTTGGCGGCCTGTCGGACCCTCTTGATGGAGTACCTCTTGCGAGGTGA
- a CDS encoding DUF881 domain-containing protein, translating to MFTRLRQLRLTRWGVAAPVVFAMAGLLATTSAATARGTDLRAEGRTNTADLVREQEHRAQVQENQVAQLRAQVQELSRAGAPSGSQLESLTKQVVALGQAAGTRPVRGRALRVSLDDAPHSDQVPDGFEPDDLVVHQQDVQAVVNTLWAAGAEAMMLMDQRVISTSAVRCVGNVLILQDRVYSPPYKITAIGDPAKMERALEDSEQLQIYRQYVDAVGLGYKVERLGLTKLPGYDGSLLLEHATAIR from the coding sequence ATGTTCACCCGCCTGCGCCAGTTGCGGCTGACGCGGTGGGGTGTCGCCGCGCCGGTCGTGTTCGCCATGGCCGGGCTGCTGGCCACGACGAGCGCCGCGACCGCCCGCGGGACGGACCTGCGCGCCGAGGGCCGCACCAACACCGCGGACCTCGTCCGTGAGCAGGAGCACCGCGCGCAGGTGCAGGAGAACCAGGTCGCGCAGCTGCGGGCCCAGGTGCAGGAGCTGAGCCGGGCCGGCGCGCCGTCCGGCTCCCAGCTCGAGTCGCTCACCAAGCAGGTCGTCGCTCTCGGCCAGGCCGCCGGCACCCGTCCGGTCCGCGGGCGCGCCCTGCGGGTCTCGCTGGACGACGCCCCGCACTCCGACCAGGTGCCCGACGGCTTCGAGCCGGACGACCTGGTCGTGCACCAGCAGGACGTCCAGGCCGTGGTGAACACGCTGTGGGCCGCGGGCGCCGAGGCCATGATGCTGATGGACCAGCGAGTGATCTCGACCAGCGCCGTCCGCTGCGTCGGCAACGTGCTGATCCTGCAGGACCGCGTGTACTCCCCGCCGTACAAGATCACCGCCATCGGTGACCCGGCGAAGATGGAGCGCGCGCTCGAGGACTCCGAGCAGCTGCAGATCTACCGGCAGTACGTGGACGCCGTCGGGCTGGGGTACAAGGTCGAGCGCCTCGGCCTCACGAAGCTGCCCGGGTACGACGGCTCGCTGCTGCTCGAGCACGCGACAGCGATCCGGTGA
- a CDS encoding rhomboid family intramembrane serine protease — translation MSYVRCQRCERPTCPECQRQAAVGIQCVDCVREQAKTVRSGRTAFGGQIRDGRPVVTFAIIGICVVVYLLQRLPGTDITDRFAFVPALADAEPYRFITSAFLHSPGWPLHILFNMIVLYQVGPFLEQQLGRVRYLALYLVSALGGSVGFLLLANPLNPFSWGASVVGASGAVFGLFGALLIVQRRLGQESAGVIVFIVINFALGFVVPNVAWQGHLGGLITGAAVGLVMAAPVKQHRTAIQIAGTLAIVAVLVVLSVWKLSTAVF, via the coding sequence GTGAGCTACGTCCGCTGCCAGCGCTGCGAACGACCCACCTGTCCCGAGTGCCAGCGGCAGGCCGCGGTCGGCATCCAGTGCGTCGACTGCGTGCGCGAGCAGGCGAAGACCGTCCGCTCCGGTCGCACCGCCTTCGGTGGCCAGATCCGCGACGGCAGACCCGTCGTCACCTTCGCGATCATCGGCATCTGCGTCGTCGTCTACCTGCTGCAACGCCTGCCGGGCACCGACATCACCGACCGGTTCGCCTTCGTGCCGGCGCTCGCGGACGCCGAGCCGTACCGGTTCATCACGTCGGCCTTCCTGCACTCCCCGGGCTGGCCGCTGCACATCCTGTTCAACATGATCGTGCTCTACCAGGTGGGCCCGTTCCTCGAGCAGCAGCTCGGTCGGGTGCGCTACCTCGCGCTCTACCTGGTGAGCGCCCTCGGCGGCTCCGTCGGCTTCCTGCTGCTGGCCAACCCGCTGAACCCGTTCTCGTGGGGCGCCAGCGTCGTGGGCGCGTCCGGGGCGGTGTTCGGCCTCTTCGGCGCTCTGCTCATCGTGCAGCGCCGACTCGGCCAGGAGTCCGCCGGCGTGATCGTCTTCATCGTGATCAACTTCGCGCTCGGTTTCGTCGTCCCGAACGTCGCCTGGCAGGGTCACCTCGGCGGGCTGATCACCGGCGCTGCGGTGGGCCTGGTGATGGCGGCGCCGGTCAAGCAGCACCGGACGGCCATCCAGATCGCCGGCACCCTCGCGATCGTGGCCGTCCTCGTCGTCCTGTCGGTGTGGAAGCTGTCCACGGCCGTCTTCTGA
- a CDS encoding aminodeoxychorismate/anthranilate synthase component II: protein MSEGPRVLVVDNYDSFVFTIIGYLTQLGAVCDVVRNDALSVEDGAGYDGVLLSPGPGTPEDAGICVDMVRACADRGQPMLGVCLGHQALGVAFGGVVGRAPELLHGKTSLVEHEGAGVLAGLPTPFTATRYHSLTIEPETVPDELEVTGSTASGIIMAVRHRDLPLEGVQFHPESVLTEGGHLLLANWLTTCGDDGAVARSAGMAPLVRS from the coding sequence ATGAGCGAAGGCCCCCGCGTGCTCGTCGTGGACAACTACGACAGCTTCGTGTTCACGATCATCGGCTACCTGACCCAGCTCGGGGCGGTCTGCGACGTCGTCCGCAACGACGCGCTGTCCGTCGAGGACGGCGCCGGTTACGACGGCGTGCTGCTCTCCCCCGGCCCGGGCACCCCCGAGGACGCCGGGATCTGCGTCGACATGGTGCGCGCCTGCGCCGACCGGGGCCAGCCCATGCTCGGGGTCTGCCTCGGCCACCAGGCCCTCGGCGTCGCCTTCGGCGGCGTGGTCGGCCGGGCGCCCGAGCTGTTGCACGGCAAGACGAGCCTCGTCGAGCACGAGGGCGCCGGCGTGCTGGCCGGCCTGCCGACGCCGTTCACCGCCACCCGCTACCACTCGCTGACCATCGAGCCCGAGACCGTGCCGGACGAGCTCGAGGTCACCGGGAGCACCGCGAGCGGCATCATCATGGCCGTCCGGCACCGCGACCTGCCGCTCGAGGGCGTGCAGTTCCACCCCGAGTCGGTGCTCACCGAGGGCGGGCACCTGCTGCTCGCCAACTGGCTGACCACCTGCGGGGACGACGGAGCCGTCGCCCGCTCTGCGGGCATGGCGCCGCTGGTGCGCAGCTGA
- a CDS encoding DNA cytosine methyltransferase, giving the protein MNDALPLHFNQSARELDLAVGSAKLAGMAKDSAAFKYADLFAGIGGFHAMLDHAGGRCVYVSEIDREARQTYLRNWVDPLPASRRPIVNTDITMATPDDGPVDVPPHDVLAAGFPCQPFSKSGRQRGMDEARGTLFWNIARILEDRTPAVVLLENVRNIAGPRHTHEWDVIIQTLREIGYRVSSTPSVFSPHFLPPSLGGTPQVRDRVFILGTYVGPQRALAEVDVPPTVVRGPVDGWNAADWNAEWILDDDVDIDNIQKYQLTADETAWVNVWDDLVQRMWTARGVRLPGFPLWADAWIPERGLDPLELEALPRWKSQILIKNARFYDDHRDVIREWKHANPTFASFPDSRRKLEWQAQDTASLWETVMHFRPSGIRAKAPTYLPALVAITQTSVMGSRRRRLTPHEAARLQGFSRSLSFAGQRDSASYKQVGNGVAVGAAWHVFRTHVERDASDLPRRLVRAVLASPLNPTGDALADGAKAHEARAVAPEAAVG; this is encoded by the coding sequence ATGAACGATGCCCTGCCGCTCCACTTCAATCAGTCCGCGCGGGAGCTTGACTTAGCTGTCGGTTCAGCTAAGCTTGCTGGCATGGCGAAGGACTCTGCAGCGTTCAAGTACGCAGATCTCTTCGCAGGCATCGGCGGCTTCCACGCCATGCTCGACCACGCCGGCGGACGCTGCGTCTACGTCTCGGAGATCGACCGCGAGGCGCGCCAGACCTACTTACGCAACTGGGTGGACCCGCTGCCGGCGTCCAGGCGCCCCATCGTCAACACCGACATCACCATGGCGACTCCCGATGACGGCCCGGTCGACGTTCCGCCCCATGACGTGCTCGCGGCCGGCTTTCCGTGCCAGCCGTTCTCGAAGTCCGGGCGCCAGCGTGGTATGGACGAGGCGCGAGGAACGCTCTTCTGGAACATCGCCCGCATACTCGAGGACCGAACGCCGGCGGTTGTGCTGCTCGAGAACGTGCGGAACATCGCGGGTCCCCGTCACACGCACGAATGGGACGTGATCATCCAGACGTTGCGAGAGATCGGCTACCGCGTGTCGTCGACCCCGTCTGTGTTCTCGCCGCACTTTCTCCCCCCCTCTCTTGGAGGAACACCGCAAGTCCGGGACCGCGTCTTCATCCTGGGCACCTACGTTGGCCCCCAACGGGCGCTGGCGGAGGTCGACGTTCCGCCGACCGTGGTCCGCGGCCCTGTCGATGGGTGGAACGCGGCGGACTGGAACGCCGAGTGGATCCTGGATGACGACGTCGATATCGACAACATCCAGAAGTACCAGCTCACGGCTGACGAGACTGCTTGGGTGAACGTCTGGGATGACCTTGTCCAGAGAATGTGGACAGCCCGCGGCGTCCGCCTCCCCGGCTTCCCCCTGTGGGCCGACGCTTGGATTCCGGAGCGTGGCCTAGATCCGCTCGAGTTGGAAGCACTGCCCCGGTGGAAGTCCCAGATCTTGATCAAGAACGCCCGCTTCTACGACGACCACCGAGACGTGATCCGCGAATGGAAGCATGCGAACCCCACCTTCGCCTCGTTCCCAGATTCCCGTCGCAAGCTCGAGTGGCAGGCCCAGGACACCGCCTCGCTCTGGGAAACGGTCATGCACTTCCGCCCCTCTGGGATCCGCGCAAAGGCGCCCACGTACCTTCCCGCTCTCGTGGCCATTACGCAAACCTCGGTCATGGGCAGCCGCCGCCGCCGGCTCACTCCTCACGAGGCCGCGCGCCTGCAGGGTTTCAGTCGAAGCCTCTCCTTCGCTGGCCAACGGGATTCCGCGTCGTACAAGCAGGTAGGTAATGGTGTCGCAGTGGGGGCGGCCTGGCATGTCTTCCGCACACACGTTGAGCGCGATGCGTCCGACTTGCCCCGTCGCCTTGTGCGCGCCGTCCTCGCATCGCCTCTCAATCCGACAGGCGATGCGTTGGCCGACGGCGCGAAAGCTCACGAGGCCAGGGCTGTCGCACCGGAGGCGGCAGTTGGCTAA
- a CDS encoding caspase family protein yields MGFRALLIGNWKYAHPDGGMAELSGPRHDIQALRSALVHPTFGLFKTEDVVVKENLTADGLSDALALAADQSTPDDVLLIYYSGHGERLGAEQQLGLLGVDVPYERRMNRALHTRLLRDWLDGARAKSTILVLDCCYAGQYRADELVDDDLLATFGRGTVVLSSGGNQVVPDEGEADGPSAFTAALAKVLVDENLVGTNGVLTAEDVYAALDRFEPRLKPRPHRNLAAEGRIGLAMRPRPEPSASPMVLRGWPKNLRVIDVGITFAGELVVATWDRDGNGRITNDERDVTALDPTRLAAIRRLCQLADAVMRAKDYSDPPWQKRARRALETAGANLFQAALPTPIQNLLHQAEDEADVVVQLNLTFEPPWTSLAEYPWEFMHVPSDQGVDPTGLAQRKLVVTRAGRSTDRPGRDSDIADVAVVSSVVHPYTRLSSRLGAELVAMPSVRTLTTADDGRPADWADLMDAVDQKPEYLVICAPLLRSTRDGIPSAKLGFRGARETDWRTAESLADELRSAGGLSAVVVASVAAETGLDAIRAAPSAAAALNAELGVPVVFICHTPGLEGYVDDADPEEPKTFVGLLLAALTSGHDPVRSMWFARDRVLRYIPSHLQPTFGVPGVFYGAGQRRRAGGAGERQPGRLGNRSSPGKG; encoded by the coding sequence GTGGGCTTCCGGGCACTGCTGATCGGGAACTGGAAGTACGCGCACCCCGACGGAGGCATGGCAGAGCTCAGCGGCCCGCGCCACGACATCCAGGCCCTCCGGTCCGCCCTCGTCCACCCCACGTTCGGGCTGTTCAAGACCGAGGACGTCGTGGTCAAGGAGAACCTCACGGCCGACGGCCTGTCCGACGCCCTCGCGCTGGCCGCGGACCAGAGCACGCCGGACGACGTCCTGCTCATCTACTACTCCGGGCACGGCGAGCGCCTCGGCGCCGAGCAGCAGCTGGGACTTCTCGGCGTCGACGTCCCGTACGAGCGGCGGATGAACCGCGCCCTGCACACCCGGCTGCTCCGCGACTGGCTCGACGGCGCCCGCGCCAAGTCGACCATCCTCGTCCTGGACTGCTGCTACGCCGGTCAGTACCGCGCCGACGAGCTCGTGGACGACGACCTGCTGGCGACGTTCGGCCGGGGCACCGTCGTGCTCTCCAGCGGTGGCAACCAGGTCGTCCCCGACGAGGGCGAGGCCGACGGTCCGAGCGCGTTCACCGCAGCGCTCGCCAAGGTGCTGGTCGACGAGAACCTGGTGGGTACCAACGGAGTTCTGACGGCCGAGGACGTGTACGCCGCCCTGGACCGCTTCGAGCCGCGGCTCAAGCCGCGGCCGCACCGCAACCTCGCGGCCGAGGGACGGATCGGCCTGGCGATGCGGCCGCGACCGGAGCCCTCGGCCAGCCCGATGGTCCTGCGTGGGTGGCCGAAGAACCTGCGAGTGATCGACGTCGGCATCACCTTCGCCGGTGAGCTCGTGGTCGCGACGTGGGACCGCGACGGCAACGGCCGGATCACCAACGACGAACGTGATGTCACGGCCCTGGACCCCACCCGGCTCGCTGCCATCCGTCGGCTCTGCCAGCTGGCGGACGCGGTGATGCGCGCCAAGGACTACAGCGACCCGCCGTGGCAGAAGCGGGCTCGTCGCGCGCTGGAAACCGCTGGTGCCAACCTGTTCCAGGCCGCCCTGCCCACCCCGATCCAGAACCTGCTGCACCAGGCCGAGGACGAGGCCGACGTGGTCGTCCAGCTGAACCTCACGTTCGAGCCGCCGTGGACGAGCCTCGCGGAGTACCCCTGGGAGTTCATGCACGTGCCGTCCGACCAGGGTGTCGACCCCACCGGTCTGGCGCAGCGCAAGCTGGTCGTGACCCGCGCTGGTCGATCGACCGACCGGCCGGGCCGGGACTCCGATATCGCGGACGTCGCGGTGGTGAGCAGCGTCGTGCACCCGTACACGCGGCTGTCCAGCCGCCTCGGTGCCGAGCTGGTGGCGATGCCGTCCGTTCGAACGCTCACGACCGCGGACGACGGCAGGCCGGCGGACTGGGCGGACCTGATGGACGCGGTCGACCAGAAGCCGGAGTACCTCGTGATCTGCGCTCCGCTGCTGCGCTCGACGCGCGATGGCATCCCTTCTGCCAAGCTCGGTTTCCGCGGCGCTCGCGAGACCGACTGGCGCACAGCGGAATCGCTGGCCGACGAGCTGCGCAGCGCAGGTGGGCTCAGTGCCGTCGTGGTGGCGTCCGTCGCGGCCGAGACCGGACTCGACGCGATCCGCGCCGCGCCCAGTGCCGCCGCCGCACTCAACGCCGAGCTGGGCGTCCCAGTCGTGTTCATCTGCCACACGCCAGGCCTCGAGGGTTACGTCGATGACGCCGATCCGGAGGAACCGAAGACGTTCGTCGGTCTGCTGCTCGCGGCCCTCACGAGCGGTCACGACCCGGTCCGCAGCATGTGGTTCGCCCGGGACCGAGTGCTGCGCTACATCCCGTCCCACCTGCAGCCGACGTTCGGCGTCCCTGGGGTGTTCTACGGCGCAGGGCAGCGTCGCCGTGCCGGCGGTGCCGGTGAGCGGCAGCCCGGTCGGCTGGGCAACCGGTCCAGTCCAGGGAAGGGCTGA